CGCCCTCCAGCGGCACCGGCCCGGAGGAGAGGAAGCGCGTCAGGAGGTACACGGAGAAGGTGCCCTCCATCTGCGCGAAGGCCACCGTGTAGAGCAGCACCAGCACCACGCACCGGCCCACGACGGGCAGCGTCAACACGGCGGTGGCGCCCCGCATGCTGCGCGTCGTCGCGGACGGCGAGTCCGCCCTGCGCGTCTCCGGCAGGAAGAACCAGGTGTTGAGCAGGTTCAGCGCGGACAGCCCCGCCGCGAACAGGCCGATGGCCAGGTTGCCGCCCCACGCCCCCAGGACGCCGCCCAGCGCGGGCCCCAGGACGAAGCCCAGCCCGAACGCCGCGCCGATGATGCCCATGCCCCGCGCGCGCTCGTGCGGCTTGGTGATGTCCGCCACCACCGCCTGCGCCGTGGACACGTTGCCGCCGGACACCCCGTCGATGACGCGGGACAGGAACAACAGGGGCAGCGTGTGCGCGAAGGCGAACAGCACGTAGCCCAGCAGCGAGCCCACCTGGGAGATGAGCAGCACCGGCCGCCGGCCGAACCGGTCCGACAGCCGCCCCATGATGGGCGCCGCCACCAACTGCATCAGCGAGTACACCGCGACGAGCAGCCCCACCGCGAAGGGGGAAGCGCCAAAGCGCACGCCGTACACGCCCAGCTGCGGAATCAGGATGCCGAACCCGATGAGGTCCAGGACGGCGATGCCGAACACCACCCGCAGCGACGCCTCCCGAGCCAACTTCGCACTCCCTCGTCCCTTCGAGGGACCGTTGGAAAAGACAAGACCGCCGGAGCGCGCAACGGGCGCTCCGGCGGCCGGGAACAATCCCACTCTCAGCGCTGGGCGTCTACATCGCCTCGGCGGACTGGATGCGGCGGTTGGCCGTGTCGCGCTCGATGCAGCCCTTGGTCATCGTGTACTGGTACGTGCCCAGCTCGTCACGCCAGTACTCGCCCTCGTAGGGCCAGTA
The sequence above is drawn from the Corallococcus sp. NCRR genome and encodes:
- a CDS encoding MFS transporter, which translates into the protein MAREASLRVVFGIAVLDLIGFGILIPQLGVYGVRFGASPFAVGLLVAVYSLMQLVAAPIMGRLSDRFGRRPVLLISQVGSLLGYVLFAFAHTLPLLFLSRVIDGVSGGNVSTAQAVVADITKPHERARGMGIIGAAFGLGFVLGPALGGVLGAWGGNLAIGLFAAGLSALNLLNTWFFLPETRRADSPSATTRSMRGATAVLTLPVVGRCVVLVLLYTVAFAQMEGTFSVYLLTRFLSSGPVPLEGGWLVHAVHPDASILKEASLRSGALFAVVGVLSALVQGGLVRRLVAAHGAPGQGAEGASGGRGGREAPVAVVGFGLTAVGLALLPVAPSYGWLFPVMGLLAVGSALVTPCLSALVSLHAPMERQGAVLGAYQASGSLGRIVGPALGGLLFTRLGPAAPYGTGAVLVALGGLLALSLVSQVRMSGAGAEQSS